A DNA window from Helianthus annuus cultivar XRQ/B chromosome 15, HanXRQr2.0-SUNRISE, whole genome shotgun sequence contains the following coding sequences:
- the LOC110912279 gene encoding dolichyl-diphosphooligosaccharide--protein glycosyltransferase 48 kDa subunit, giving the protein MRGLFTKIHICLTSQSSKSQHCSVPIQTSRTLKMAKISIATVFIALISLLLTLTHSFSTENPTDRRILVLLDDLALKSSHSIFFNSLQSRGFELDFKLSDDPKIALQRYGQYLYDGLILFSPTTERFGGSLDVAAVLDFVDSGKDLIVAADASASDLIRSIAAECGVDFDEDPSAVVIDHGSYAVSGTEGDHTLIAADDFIKSDVLLGSTKIEAPVLFKGIGHSLNPANSLVLKVLSASPSAYSANPKSKLSTPPSLSGSSISLVSVVQARNNARAVFSGSLDLFSNKFFKSPVQKAGSSNKYAKSGNEQFVTELSKWVFHERGHLKAVNVKHHRVGETDEPAIYRINDDLEYSVEIYEWSGSSWEPYVANDVQVQFYMMSPYVLKTMSTDKKGLYHASFKVPDVYGVFQFKVEYQRLGYTSLSLAKQIPVRPFRHNEYERFIPTAFPYYGASFSTMAAFFIFSFVYLYSK; this is encoded by the exons atgagG GGACTATTTACCAAAATCCACATTTGTTTAACAAGTCAATCTTCAAAGTCCCAACACTGCTCAGTTCCGATCCAAACCTCAAGAACCCTAAAAATGGCGAAAATCTCCATCGCCACCGTCTTCATAGCTTTGATCTCACTCTTACTAACACTCACACACTCATTCTCCACCGAAAACCCTACAGATCGGCGCATTTTAGTCCTCCTCGACGACTTAGCTCTCAAATCTTCACACTCGATCTTCTTCAACTCTCTACAATCACGCGGATTTGAGCTCGATTTCAAACTCTCTGATGATCCGAAGATCGCGCTGCAGAGATACGGCCAGTATTTATACGACGGCTTGATTTTGTTTTCTCCTACGACCGAAC GGTTTGGAGGATCGTTGGATGTGGCGGCTGTTCTGGATTTTGTTGACTCTGGTAAGGATTTGATTGTTGCGGCTGATGCGAGTGCGTCGGATTTGATTCGGAGTATTGCGGCTGAGTGTGGAGTTGATTTTGATGAG GATCCGTCTGCTGTGGTTATCGATCATGGGAGCTATGCTGTGTCAGGAACTGAGGGGGATCATACGTTAATTGCTGCTGATGATTTTATTAAATCTGATGTGCTTTTAGGAAGTACTAAAATTGAG GCTCCTGTACTTTTCAAAGGAATTGGTCACTCTTTGAACCCAGCAAATAGCTTG GTTCTGAAGGTTCTCTCTGCTTCTCCATCAGCATATTCTGCCAATCCAAAGTCCAAGCTGTCAACTCCACCATCACTTTCTGGATCTTCCATTTCATTGGTTTCAGTTGTTCAG GCTAGAAATAATGCAAGAGCTGTGTTTTCTGGCTCCTTAGATCTGTTTAGCAACAA ATTCTTCAAATCACCAGTACAGAAGGCCGGGAGCTCAAACAA ATATGCGAAGTCTGGCAATGAACAGTTTGTTACTGAGCTTAGCAAATGGGTCTTCCATGAAAGAGGACACTTAAAG GCAGTCAATGTTAAACATCACAGAGTTGGCGAGACTGACGAACCTGCTATCTACAGGATCAATGACGACCTG GAATACTCGGTAGAGATCTATGAATGGTCTGGATCAAGCTGGGAACCATATGTTGCAAACGATGTTCAGGTTCAGTTTTACATGATGAGCCCCTACGTGTTGAAAACTATGTCTACTGATAAGAAG GGTTTATACCATGCTTCTTTTAAGGTGCCAGATGTTTATGGTGTTTTCCAATTTAAGGTTGAATATCAGAGGCTTGGATACACTAGCTTGTCACTTGCGAAACAG ATTCCAGTTCGTCCTTTCAGACACAACGAATATGAGAGATTCATACCAACAGCTTTTCCATACTACGGAGCCTCGTTTTCGACG ATGGCTGCATTTTTCATCTTCAGCTTTGTATACCTTTACAGCAAGTAA